The Paenibacillus sp. MBLB1832 genome has a window encoding:
- a CDS encoding copper resistance CopC/CopD family protein: MQLHRGHRNFKWLRGAPMLILAMIAFLLVSTVAAPQSASAHASLVEAIPESGAQLESSPAQVKVTFNEPLDSGLFYIKVYDHSGAEVTRSKAQMNKEQTGLELSLPKLAEGVYLISYHVISADGHPVGGSYPITVGNPPQEDLLDVPSAHTGHNHNAGPLTTKGLLQYASRGLWFLMLLSLTGWVAWLRLVKVRDDQEHKAMAAWSLNLQRAHIVALLLLIFTHIEDLLGGGGVNEVWQLLSSTNIGISWALLLLLSFFGFVLVGRFLWLDVLWAFVLLAVKSFSGHAASFSPLWATISLDFIHLVAAACWVGGLVLLYAKWRINKTGIGMYMKTFSRFALISILILTVSGTLSVLLFLPNLSYLGYTSWGKLLLVKVGAVVIVALVGFVIRLFLRKKKVNQSIAWVKLDLTLMVIILGLVGLITYMAPIPANGPLQWHQMGERVHVSVDIAPKVPGNNTFVAKVWLPEKSGKPKQVLLILHNKDDQDISPISVPLTLYTDNKEEESYGFAKFSYKAEGAYLPFRGKWELEMRVMDAEDNETVYTKEFIVY, translated from the coding sequence ATGCAATTACATAGAGGACATCGAAACTTCAAATGGCTGCGTGGCGCGCCGATGCTCATCCTAGCTATGATCGCGTTCCTATTAGTGAGCACCGTCGCTGCGCCGCAATCGGCTTCTGCGCATGCCTCCTTAGTGGAAGCGATCCCTGAATCGGGTGCGCAATTGGAAAGCTCGCCTGCACAAGTCAAGGTCACGTTCAATGAGCCATTGGACAGCGGACTCTTTTATATCAAAGTGTACGATCATAGCGGTGCTGAAGTCACGAGAAGTAAGGCACAGATGAATAAGGAGCAAACAGGTCTTGAGCTGAGCTTGCCGAAATTGGCAGAAGGCGTGTACTTGATCAGCTACCATGTCATCTCCGCAGATGGGCATCCGGTTGGCGGCAGCTATCCGATTACGGTAGGGAACCCGCCGCAGGAGGACTTGCTCGATGTGCCATCCGCACATACGGGGCATAATCATAACGCAGGACCATTGACGACGAAGGGGCTGTTGCAATATGCCTCGCGGGGATTATGGTTCCTTATGCTGCTGTCGTTAACAGGCTGGGTCGCTTGGCTGCGACTCGTGAAAGTACGGGATGATCAGGAGCACAAAGCGATGGCTGCTTGGTCGCTCAATTTGCAGCGTGCCCACATTGTTGCGCTGTTGCTGCTCATTTTTACCCATATCGAAGATCTCTTGGGCGGCGGCGGTGTGAATGAGGTATGGCAGCTGCTCAGTTCAACGAATATCGGGATTTCTTGGGCGCTTCTGCTCCTGCTCTCGTTCTTTGGATTTGTACTGGTTGGCCGATTCTTGTGGCTGGATGTGCTCTGGGCGTTTGTACTTTTGGCAGTCAAAAGCTTTAGCGGACACGCCGCCTCGTTCTCCCCTTTGTGGGCGACGATCAGTTTGGATTTTATTCACTTAGTCGCGGCAGCTTGCTGGGTAGGCGGATTGGTCCTGCTGTATGCGAAGTGGCGGATTAATAAGACGGGCATCGGCATGTATATGAAGACATTTTCCCGATTCGCGTTAATCTCGATACTCATTTTGACCGTGTCAGGGACGTTATCTGTCCTGTTGTTTTTACCGAATTTGTCCTACTTGGGTTATACCTCATGGGGTAAGCTCTTATTAGTTAAAGTAGGGGCAGTAGTCATCGTAGCCCTAGTTGGCTTCGTCATTCGACTCTTTTTACGGAAAAAGAAAGTCAATCAATCGATCGCTTGGGTGAAGCTGGATCTTACGCTAATGGTGATCATCCTTGGGCTTGTCGGATTGATCACCTACATGGCCCCAATCCCTGCGAACGGGCCGCTGCAGTGGCATCAAATGGGGGAGAGGGTTCATGTCTCCGTGGATATTGCGCCCAAAGTGCCAGGGAACAACACATTCGTTGCCAAGGTGTGGCTGCCTGAGAAATCAGGAAAGCCGAAGCAAGTTCTGCTTATTCTGCACAATAAGGACGATCAAGATATTTCTCCGATATCAGTTCCACTCACACTGTATACAGATAATAAGGAAGAGGAGTCCTACGGCTTCGCCAAGTTCAGCTACAAAGCCGAAGGCGCATATCTTCCTTTTAGAGGCAAATGGGAACTGGAAATGCGCGTCATGGACGCTGAGGATAACGAGACGGTGTACACCAAGGAATTCATTGTCTATTAA
- a CDS encoding DUF2203 domain-containing protein: protein MSDNKWFSLEEANGLLPFVDQELRKMQDLKREFEEKYMELRHLKNEHAEKPGTEKDPFFVMEAALEFLQIEARGLIQNFQKTGIELKDIDTGLVDFPALIDGQEVLLCWKQGEDQIRYYHGKHDGFAGRRPLTD, encoded by the coding sequence ATGTCGGATAACAAATGGTTTTCGCTCGAAGAGGCGAATGGTTTATTGCCTTTTGTCGATCAAGAACTGAGGAAAATGCAAGATTTGAAGCGTGAATTCGAAGAGAAATATATGGAACTGCGCCATTTGAAAAATGAACATGCAGAGAAGCCTGGAACAGAGAAGGATCCTTTCTTCGTCATGGAAGCTGCGCTTGAATTTCTCCAAATTGAAGCCCGCGGACTCATTCAGAACTTTCAAAAGACAGGCATTGAGCTGAAAGATATCGATACAGGACTTGTCGATTTTCCTGCGCTGATAGATGGACAAGAAGTGCTTCTTTGTTGGAAGCAAGGAGAGGATCAGATTCGTTACTATCACGGCAAACACGATGGGTTTGCAGGCCGTAGACCGTTAACGGATTAG
- the nikR gene encoding nickel-responsive transcriptional regulator NikR has translation MSEKENLVRFGISMPQSLIEQFDRLITMQGYDNRSEAIRDLARKALLTSSSMQPNEIVAGTIVMVYDHEIRDLPITLMELQHDYHHAIISTMHIHLNHQQCLEILVVRGEVQKLRELQQRIQVLKGVGYAELSVTHVDEHGSGHSHDHGHSHSHPHS, from the coding sequence ATGTCAGAAAAAGAAAACCTGGTCCGCTTCGGCATCTCCATGCCGCAATCGCTCATCGAGCAATTTGATCGACTCATCACGATGCAAGGGTATGATAATCGTTCGGAAGCGATTCGCGATCTGGCACGCAAAGCGCTGCTTACTTCGAGCAGCATGCAGCCGAATGAGATCGTCGCAGGTACGATTGTGATGGTCTATGATCACGAGATCAGAGACTTGCCCATAACATTAATGGAGCTTCAACATGACTATCATCATGCGATTATTTCGACGATGCATATTCATTTGAATCATCAGCAGTGCTTGGAAATTCTTGTCGTCCGAGGGGAAGTACAGAAGCTGCGCGAATTGCAACAGCGTATTCAAGTGTTGAAAGGCGTGGGATATGCTGAATTGTCCGTTACCCATGTGGACGAGCATGGCAGCGGGCATAGTCACGATCATGGTCACAGTCACAGTCATCCTCACAGCTAA
- a CDS encoding response regulator has protein sequence MSHQNIERSRNSVSESERDAKILKQGRKLFIREFDKQLEQLQSLIGVIQPEPDLSDLKKLYRIAHTLKGSAPVFGYTRIGKLSEDLVRIWEWTQSMECLNEPFIATSPIQESVERTTCLLHELRMELEISLTEIQMDELQHQSAISMLRTLKSRILLVDDDDALRSYLTKRLQLDECVVDEASNVDTAKKLLREHTYDLVTLDLMMHPQSGYELFEYLKEDPTLKWLPLIVLSGRDDVSDKVRCFHLGADDYVTKPFQYEELAARIYGLLKRTRNFEQLAFRDPLTGVFNRRYFDLQIGLELQRIERYPAPISLVFIDIDSFKSVNDTYGHHVGDLVLQGLAHRLQVNLRSTDLLARFGGEEFVIALPNTTVDQGMAIMQDILDKVRSHPVAQYEGRTFAITFSAGVAEWQVGMTIPEWVDKADDAMYQAKQQGKNRVLRADLEDEGAQFTKLVAHANAQLQKRKLLIVDDDPILRAILISQLEHLPITITQASDGEVAWDLLTTHAFDACILDGVLPRIDGFTLLEKMKADQDSHLKDMKVLMLSGKKKEDDVAKGLQMGADDYMTKPFSLVELETRVKRLMNLA, from the coding sequence ATGAGCCATCAAAACATAGAGAGATCGAGAAATTCAGTCTCAGAGTCTGAGCGGGATGCAAAGATACTTAAACAAGGCAGGAAGCTTTTCATACGTGAGTTTGATAAGCAACTTGAACAGTTGCAATCGCTGATTGGGGTTATTCAACCTGAGCCTGACTTAAGTGATCTGAAGAAGCTCTACCGGATTGCCCACACCCTGAAGGGGAGCGCGCCTGTATTCGGATATACGAGAATCGGCAAGCTGTCTGAGGATCTGGTTCGTATTTGGGAGTGGACACAGTCAATGGAGTGCCTAAATGAGCCGTTCATCGCGACATCCCCAATTCAGGAGAGTGTTGAACGAACGACTTGCTTGCTTCATGAGCTGCGGATGGAGCTAGAGATCAGCTTAACGGAAATCCAGATGGATGAGCTCCAGCACCAATCTGCGATTTCTATGCTGCGCACGTTGAAAAGCCGAATCCTGCTTGTCGATGATGACGATGCGCTGCGCTCTTATTTGACCAAGCGTTTGCAGCTGGATGAATGTGTAGTGGATGAAGCCTCTAATGTGGATACAGCCAAGAAGCTGCTTCGTGAACATACGTATGATCTCGTTACCCTTGATTTGATGATGCACCCGCAATCCGGCTATGAGCTGTTCGAGTATTTGAAGGAAGACCCTACACTCAAATGGCTGCCGCTTATTGTACTATCCGGTCGTGATGATGTCAGTGATAAAGTCCGCTGCTTCCATTTGGGAGCGGATGACTACGTAACGAAGCCGTTTCAATACGAGGAGCTGGCTGCGCGCATCTATGGCCTTCTCAAGCGGACGCGTAACTTCGAACAGTTAGCTTTCCGTGATCCGCTGACAGGTGTGTTTAACCGACGCTATTTCGATCTGCAAATTGGTTTAGAGCTGCAACGCATTGAGCGCTATCCTGCGCCGATTTCCCTTGTCTTTATTGATATTGATAGTTTCAAAAGCGTAAACGATACATATGGACATCATGTTGGGGATTTAGTCCTTCAAGGTTTGGCTCACCGCTTACAGGTCAACCTGCGTTCGACCGATTTATTAGCCCGATTCGGCGGGGAAGAATTCGTTATCGCCTTACCGAATACGACAGTGGATCAGGGAATGGCCATCATGCAGGATATTTTGGATAAAGTTCGCTCCCATCCAGTGGCGCAATACGAGGGTCGGACATTTGCAATTACGTTCTCTGCTGGCGTTGCCGAGTGGCAGGTCGGGATGACCATTCCCGAGTGGGTGGATAAGGCTGACGATGCGATGTACCAAGCGAAGCAGCAAGGGAAGAATCGGGTGCTGCGTGCAGATCTTGAGGATGAGGGCGCACAATTCACGAAGCTGGTTGCACATGCCAACGCACAGCTGCAGAAGAGGAAGCTCCTTATTGTGGATGATGATCCGATTTTGCGGGCGATACTCATTTCACAACTGGAGCATTTGCCAATTACGATTACGCAGGCTTCCGATGGGGAAGTAGCATGGGATTTATTAACAACGCATGCGTTCGATGCCTGTATTCTAGACGGGGTACTGCCACGAATTGACGGATTCACACTACTGGAGAAGATGAAGGCAGATCAGGATTCTCACCTGAAGGATATGAAAGTGCTGATGCTCTCAGGGAAGAAGAAAGAAGATGATGTGGCGAAAGGTCTTCAAATGGGGGCTGACGATTACATGACGAAACCGTTCTCTCTCGTTGAGCTTGAAACCCGTGTCAAACGATTGATGAATCTCGCATAG
- a CDS encoding response regulator — protein sequence MSVYKILLADDEAALRFLLTETLSDEGYDISEVDDGQQAIDQLNKEAFDLIILDYMMPERTGVEVCEWLRHSDNVNRDLPVILLTAKALEKDKEKARAAGVTTYIVKPFSPLQLLDTIEQLLQG from the coding sequence ATGTCCGTTTACAAAATTTTGCTCGCCGATGACGAAGCAGCCCTTCGCTTTCTTTTGACAGAAACGTTGTCTGATGAAGGATATGACATTTCAGAAGTTGACGATGGTCAGCAGGCTATCGATCAGCTTAACAAGGAAGCATTTGATTTAATCATATTAGATTACATGATGCCGGAGCGAACGGGCGTTGAGGTTTGTGAATGGTTGAGACACAGCGACAATGTGAATCGTGATTTGCCTGTTATTCTTTTGACTGCGAAAGCTCTAGAGAAAGATAAAGAGAAGGCGAGAGCAGCGGGCGTAACGACGTATATTGTAAAACCATTTAGTCCACTGCAATTATTGGATACTATCGAGCAGTTGTTACAGGGCTAG
- a CDS encoding gamma-glutamylcyclotransferase family protein, whose amino-acid sequence MLLFFRPSWQVGIAQRHDELFSNSKSDRRDGMISVFVYGTLLVGESNHGVVSPFMKHAEPGVIHGRLYDVGPYPALVRTEDNHQVVGEWLDVTEEGLIAMDELEMYYGPGHPNNEYERVWVKDVHNQREGWVYCWRSPRGLPEIQGSSWKAHRQSNGL is encoded by the coding sequence ATGCTGCTTTTTTTTCGTCCATCCTGGCAGGTAGGAATTGCCCAGCGACATGACGAACTCTTCTCCAATAGCAAATCGGATAGGCGGGATGGAATGATCAGTGTTTTTGTATATGGAACCTTGTTGGTCGGAGAAAGCAATCATGGGGTGGTTTCCCCTTTTATGAAGCATGCTGAACCTGGCGTTATTCACGGTCGCTTATACGATGTGGGGCCTTATCCTGCGCTCGTTCGCACAGAGGATAATCACCAGGTGGTTGGTGAATGGCTCGATGTAACAGAGGAAGGACTCATCGCCATGGATGAGCTCGAAATGTATTACGGTCCAGGTCATCCCAATAATGAATATGAGCGGGTATGGGTCAAAGACGTTCACAACCAGCGAGAAGGCTGGGTGTATTGTTGGAGGAGTCCGCGTGGACTTCCGGAAATTCAAGGCTCATCGTGGAAAGCTCACAGACAAAGTAATGGCTTATGA
- a CDS encoding CD3324 family protein, whose protein sequence is MSYKNGKDVLPPNLLKQLQEYIQGEIVYIPKKEQKRAGWGENNGTRIIIERRNREIFRLYQTGSSVMELIKVFHLSEDSIRKIIVKTRELTANQA, encoded by the coding sequence ATGAGTTACAAGAACGGGAAAGATGTTCTTCCCCCTAACCTATTAAAACAATTACAAGAATATATCCAAGGCGAAATCGTGTATATCCCTAAGAAAGAGCAAAAACGCGCTGGCTGGGGAGAAAATAACGGTACTCGCATTATTATTGAGCGGAGAAATCGTGAGATTTTTCGGTTGTATCAAACGGGATCATCCGTCATGGAGCTGATTAAGGTGTTCCATTTATCCGAAGACAGCATACGGAAGATCATCGTCAAAACACGTGAATTAACAGCCAATCAGGCATAG